The Vicinamibacteria bacterium genome segment TCCCAGGTGAAGATCTCGGAGGTCATGGTCTCCTTGTAGAGGGCCCGCATGTACTTCAGGGCCTCGATCGTCTCCTTCGAGTTGATGATCACGCGGCCGGCCTCGTCCTGCTCGGCCCCCCCGTAGGACCAGAGCAGGGCCCGCATCGCCATGTTGGTGTCGAGCTCCTGGGAGAGACCGATCCCCACCGGGTTGCCGAGGGTCTCCTTGATCTTCCTGCCCCCTACCCTCAGGTCCTCCCAGCTGTTGGGGCCATTGGGGTACCCGACCTGCGACCACAGGTCCTTGCGGTAGTTGCCCGGATCCGGGACGTAGGAGTCGGAGAAGGAAAAGTACTTCTTGGTCTTGGGGTTGTAGGTGGACTTGTGCCCGAGGGGGATGACCTTGCCGTGCTTCTTCTCGACCTGCTGATAGATCTCGGCGTGGTCGATGACCTGCTTCTCGTAGGCGGCGGGGGGGGAGAGGAACATGAACAGATCGTGCCCCTTCTGGGCCGAGACCTCGGCCGCCGCCCGGGCATTGATCTCGGCAATCGTGATGTGGTCGACCGTCACCTCGGTGTCGTGCTTCTGCCCCCATTCCTTTGTGAACACGCCATCGAACCACTTGTCGTAGGCGGGGACGAAGTGGCTCCACTGGAGGATCTTGAGGGTCTTGGCGGCGGCACTCGCCGGCCGGGAGAACAGGAAAGCAGGCCCCACGCCCGCGGCCAGGGCGCCCGCGCCCGTCAGCTTCACGAACTCTCTCCGCGAGATCCCCCGCTCACGCTTTCTCTTCATGACCTTGTCCCTCGCGTATGTGAGGCCTGCGATCGCCGGCCAACGCACGTCGTGGCCGACTCCGGAGACCGGCAAAAAGGAGTCTAGCGGCGCTCTCGCGTACCGCCAGCGAAGGTCGCAGGACCATGCCCCCGCGTTCGAAGCGGTGCGAGACGCTACAACGGCAGAGCCCCGCTGGTCAACGAGAAAAGCGGGCACGACGGGCGATCGCGCCCCCAAAAAGCCCTTGACAATCCAGAAATCCGCTGTCACGCTTCCGTCACGTTCGGGTTTGCTGTTCTCACCTAACAGAGAGGTCTCACCGATGCTCCTCCTCCAGGGGCCGGGCCTCGATGTGTCTGACTCCCTGCGGCCCTGCGCAGTTCGCGCCGGCTCTCCCAGGGTAGAGCCCCCGGTTCGAGGCTGTCGCATGCAGCCAGCCCCCCGAATGGACCACTTCCGACGATCCCGTTTGCCCAGGAAACTCGCCTAAGGAGGCTTGTCCCATGAGTCGGTTTCTGCGCCTTTTGCCCGCCGTTGCCCTGATTGTCGTGGGCCTGCCGTCGCGAAGCCAGGCCGCGGACACCGCATCCTCCCCGGCGGAGAGCCTCGACGCACCGGCTGCGCCCGCCGCTCCTGCTCAAAAGCCCGAAGAGCCCGCGAAGCCAGCGCCGCCCCCGCCTCCGGCCGTCATCCCCGCCGTCGCCCCGGTTCGGGTCCTCCCCATCGACCCCGCCAAGCACGAGGGCCTCATCCCTGACATCAAGATGGGCTCCGGAGCCAAGCTCAAGTTCTACGGCTACTTCAAGACGAGCGTAATTTACGACTCCTCCTCCCCCTACGGGAACGACTTCCCCCTGCCCTTCTTCCTGGCCGGCGGTGACGCCGGGCCGGACGGCGCTCCCGAGTTCCACGTGAAGGCCCGGAACTTCCGGATCGGAGCCAGCTTCGAGTGGCCGGACAAGTCCGACACCTTGACCCTGACCGGACGCGTGGAAGGGGACTTCGAAGGGGATTTCACGCGGGTCGCCAACCGCAATATCTCCTCCGTCCGCTCCAGCCAGTTCGGCATCCGCCTCGCCTGGGCGCGCCTCGACCGGAAGCTGGACGACAAGGTCACCTTCTTCGCTCTCTTCGGGCAGGACTGGACGCCCTTTGGCTCCTCGACCCTGCCCCCCCTCATCGAGGTGACCGGTCTCGGAGTGGGCTTCGGGTCGCTCTACGAGCGTGCGCCCCAGGCCCGCTTCGGTCTGAACATCAAGGCCAGCGACTCTGTGAGCATCGGGCCCGAGGTGGCGGTAGTGCTGCCCGCTTACGGCAACCTGCCCACCGACGTCGCGAATCAGCTCGCTTACGGCGAGCGCCAGGGAGCCGACTCCGAGCGGCCCGAGATCCAGGGCCGGCTCGTTTTCCAGTTCCCCCTCGACTCGGCGCCGGGGGTGGTCCCGGCTCAGATCATCGGCAGCTTCGTGACCGGCAAGCGGCGGGCCATCGTGCGCGCCGCGGATGTGCCGGCTGCCTTCAAGAGCGCTTTCCCGACCGGAGCCACGGTGGACAGCGACCGCAACGGCTGGACGGCGGAGGTTCAGCTCCCCACCCGGGCCCTGACCCTGTCCGGCAAGTATTACGACGGCAAGGACCTGCGCTTCTATTTCGCGGGGCAGCTCTTCTCGAACTTCAACGACACCACCGGACTCACCGGCACGGCCACCGGCCCCTCGCTCGACGGCTCCTCCACCGTGGTCTTTGGCCTCCGCAACGGTTCGCCGACAGTGGCCCCCCAGACCCCGATCCGGGCGAAGGGCGGCATGGCCTGTGTGGGCTTCCCTCTCTCCCGCATCTTCGGGGCCACCCCCGGGTCCCGGAGCGCGGGTTGGACGCTCAACCTGGGCTACGGCTACGACGAGGCCAACTCGGCTGACGTGCTCCGGGCCGGCGCCTCCAATCGGCAGAAGAGCAACGTCATCTACGGCAACCTGAACTGGAAGCTCAACTCGTTCCTCACCTTCGCCTACGAGCAGTCTCGCTACGAGACCCAAGCCATCGCCAACCCGGGTGCGAACCTGCCGATTTTCAAGGGGGTCCCCACCTCGAAGGCGGACGACAATCGTTCCGAGTTCGCTGCTATAGTCACGTTCTGAAGAAATTCCGAGCGTGGCTAGGGGTCAGCCCGAGGCTCGGGCTGACCCCGTAACCTAAGATCGGCAAGGGGGAGAAACTATGGACGGCACCGC includes the following:
- a CDS encoding extracellular solute-binding protein → MKRKRERGISRREFVKLTGAGALAAGVGPAFLFSRPASAAAKTLKILQWSHFVPAYDKWFDGVFTKEWGQKHDTEVTVDHITIAEINARAAAEVSAQKGHDLFMFLSPPAAYEKQVIDHAEIYQQVEKKHGKVIPLGHKSTYNPKTKKYFSFSDSYVPDPGNYRKDLWSQVGYPNGPNSWEDLRVGGRKIKETLGNPVGIGLSQELDTNMAMRALLWSYGGAEQDEAGRVIINSKETIEALKYMRALYKETMTSEIFTW